A stretch of DNA from Anopheles ziemanni chromosome 3, idAnoZiCoDA_A2_x.2, whole genome shotgun sequence:
AGAGCCAGCCTACCGGCCGGGACGGGAGGTTCTTTTTCGGTCCGCAGGTACAGCTTAGGGTCCGTCCgtcaaaagtgtcgaaaaacGTTGTCGAGGCGTCGCTCAGCGTGTGGTCCAGGAAGTTCAGGGTTTCTGGAGCTCCTAGTGTGTCACGCATGGTGAAGGTTCGAGCTCCGATGGGCTCGGGTCGTCGACGAACTGAAAGCGTTGGACCGGGCCATCAAACTCCGCTCACAACCGGCACCGTGGTCCGGTGGAGTGCCGTGGGAATCCTGGTAACCTGCTCGGTGCTGGTGTTGATCCTACCGTGGCCTCTGCCTTACGAGCAAACCGTCGATGAGATCATGGAGGAGCGCTCCGGGTACCTTCAGGAACAGTGCCGCATGATCGCGGAAGCCACTGGGAACGGGTCGGACCATCTTTTTCCCGCATCTGGTGGTTCCCGACAGTACCAGCAGCCGTTTCACAACTACTTCCTCCAACCGCGGCTCGGGTTGCTctggtgttcgatcagcaaggTGGCCTCCACGACCTGGATGTACCAGTTCAATCGGTGGGCCGGTGTACCGGGAGAAAAGATCGCATACGCGGCGAGCGATCTGAAGGCGCTGGCACGCATGTACTATCCCGTGCCAACGCGGACGGAAGTTCAGCAGATGAAGCAGAACCCGGAGCAGTTCGCTGAATCGCCTGTGGTGCGGTTCCTGCTGGTACGTGACCCGATCGATCGGTTCGTCAGTGCGTACGAAGATCTGATCGTACGTCCGCAGAGCGCCAACTATCGTAACCTGCGGCGGTTCATCTTCCGGGAGGTGCACGGTGTCGACGTACCGGAGACCAGCGATAAGGTTAGggcgcgtgtgcgtgtgtttgatCGAAAAAATTCGGTTGATTCAGGTGATTGGCACAACTCATTTCCGGGGGGAGCATTTTTGCCCATACAGCAAACCCCCTGGCGAGTCGTGACCGGGGCGAATTGCTGACCGTGTTCCTCAGTTCTGATGGCACCGATTCAAAGCCCAACGGACTCGAAACAGCGATAGCCGATGTGCGCTGACGtggttcttttcttctctccctcTCGTTCTATTGAACCGGTTCGGTTCTGAATCCGGGACCACACAGAGTGGCAACGCCACGTCTCTGCCGGTGCCGAGCTTCAGCGACTTTACCGAGTTCGTGTTGCGCAAGACCAGGGTGCTGGATCCGCACTGGAACACCTACTACAACCTGTGCGATCCGTGCTTCCTGCAGCCGACCGTGATCGTCAAGCTGGAAACGTACGAGCGGGACGTCACCTATCTGCTGCAGCGGCTCAACCTAACCTCAACCCCCGGCGCCGGCGATCGGTTCGAGGTACACCGGCTGAATGTAAATAACCATCGGGCGTCCGCCGGGGACTTCCAAGGCGATCCTGAAGCGAA
This window harbors:
- the LOC131285763 gene encoding carbohydrate sulfotransferase 11-like, which translates into the protein MVKVRAPMGSGRRRTESVGPGHQTPLTTGTVVRWSAVGILVTCSVLVLILPWPLPYEQTVDEIMEERSGYLQEQCRMIAEATGNGSDHLFPASGGSRQYQQPFHNYFLQPRLGLLWCSISKVASTTWMYQFNRWAGVPGEKIAYAASDLKALARMYYPVPTRTEVQQMKQNPEQFAESPVVRFLLVRDPIDRFVSAYEDLIVRPQSANYRNLRRFIFREVHGVDVPAGTTQSGNATSLPVPSFSDFTEFVLRKTRVLDPHWNTYYNLCDPCFLQPTVIVKLETYERDVTYLLQRLNLTSTPGAGDRFEVHRLNVNNHRASAGDFQGDPEAKRASTMARLVELSGEQFERLYRRYELDFRLFQYDASQYFALFRDD